In a single window of the Streptomyces cinnabarinus genome:
- a CDS encoding WhiB family transcriptional regulator has translation MTELVQQLLVDDADEELGWQERALCAQTDPESFFPEKGGSTREAKKVCLACEVRSECLEYALANDERFGIWGGLSERERRRLKKAAV, from the coding sequence ATGACCGAGCTGGTGCAGCAACTGCTGGTCGACGACGCGGACGAGGAACTCGGCTGGCAGGAGCGCGCGCTGTGCGCCCAGACCGATCCCGAGTCCTTCTTCCCCGAGAAGGGCGGCTCCACCCGCGAGGCCAAGAAGGTCTGCCTCGCCTGTGAGGTCCGCTCCGAGTGCCTCGAGTACGCCCTCGCCAACGACGAGCGCTTCGGCATCTGGGGCGGCCTGTCCGAACGGGAACGCCGACGCCTGAAGAAGGCCGCCGTCTGA